CCCCCATATAGATGTATGTTTGTGCTATTCCTGACTTGCCCCTGAGGCATGGCTCATTCCACTCTAACAAGATATGAAAAATGCAAGGGCGCATTTTCTTTTGCGAGATATGCCCCTCAGGCCAAATGCAGATGGATACACACAGGTGGGTAATGCTCGGACAGGCACTAGGACCATGGAGACACACTGTCAGAGGAGAGAGGCTCTGGGCCAGCTATCTAAAATGCAGTTTGAGTACATCTAAAATGCAGTTTGAGTACATCTAAAATGCAGTTTGAGTACATCTAAAATGCAGTTTGAGTACATCTAAAATGCAGTTTGAGTACATCTAAAATACAGTTTGAGTACATCTAAAATACAGTTTGAGTACATCTAAAATGCAGTTTGAGTACATCTAAAATACAGTTTGAGTACATCTAAAATGCAGTTTGAGTACATCTAAAATGCAGTTTGAGTACATCTAAAATGCAGTTTGAGTACATCTAAAATGCAGTTTGAGTACATTTAAAATGCAGTTTGAGTACATCTAAAATGCAGTTTGAGTACATCTAAAATGCAGTTTGAGTACATCTAAAATGCAGTTTGAGTACATCTAAAATGCAGTTTGAGTACATCTAAAATACAGTTTGAGTACATCTAAAATACAGTTTGAGTACATCTAAAATGCAGTTTGAGTACATCTAAAATACAGTTTGAGTACATCTAAAATGCAGTTTGAGTACATCTAAAATGCAGTTTGAGTACATCTAAAATGCAGTTTGAGTACATCTAAAATGCAGTTTGAGTACATCTAAAATACAGAGTGAGAGAGGTTCCCATCAGGCCTAAAGTGAAGAAGATGGGCAAATTAATATTTACAAAACTCAGAAAGCAGTAACGCCCTCACAATTGAAATAACTTGCAAAACCCACAGACCAGACCAATATACTACCGGACTCAATTTTATTAGACACATACTTCAGAAATATTGTGCTGATTGGCCCTATTCTCATACAATTGTATCTGTAGATGCAATATCCCATGTTAGACAATCAAATGTTTTCCCAATATTTAAACATTTGATTGATCCAACGGGAGCTCCTGCATTATCCAGTAATTTAACCCATTTAATCGCTGGAAAGCATATATCGACACTCAGGCTATAGCATAGACCTACCTCTTTTCCTATGGTCCGCTCCTGCTTCATAGCATAGTTATGTTGGTATGGTTAAAGAAGAATCCAGGGTGAAACCATTCTCACAGTAGGGGTGCCAGCAACATCTTCTTAAGTTGAGATGCCTGTGGAGACATCCCAGGCAGTGGAACCACCCCTTGATGTGTGCAAATGGAATGAGACCATGAACAGCTATATTGCTCCTTGTTTGTCAGAGACGCCAAGAGAGAAAAGCAATCAACTGTGGGAAGTTGAAAAAAAAGTTACAAAACCAATTTAACCAGGAAACAAATCTAGTGTTTGCTATATGCCATTCACTGTTTTAGGGTTATTTTACTGAGTCAATCAAATCATGCTGTGCTTTGTCTCAGTGGTTAGAGGACACATTTAATTGACTCAATTTAAACTCTTCATAGAACACAACAAAACTCGTCACAGTAGATTGATTTGGGATGAATTGACACGATTGACTGAATAAATGAACGAATGAACAACCAAATAAACGTACTAAGTGTTGCACCCATTCTTTATCCTCCCCCTGTTCCAGAGATGATCCGTTCAGCCACCCCCTTCCCCCTGGTtagtctcttcttcttgttcaTCGGTTTTGTCCTGAGTAACATCGGACACATCCGGCCCCACCGCACCATCCTGGCCTTCATCTCCGGAATCTTCTTCATCCTCTCAGGTACATGACCTCATATCACTACTGTGAATGCATTTTCGTTGAAACGAGAGATCCTTCGCATTATTTATTGAGTCTAAGTGGCAGTTTCCTGGACGCAGATTGAACCTAGTCCTGGAATAATGAACTATTTCAGTGGAGAATCGCCATGGACAatgtgtgttagtccaggactgGGTtcaatctgtgtccaggaaactggcTCAATATGGTTTTAAATCCCCAGGACACAGTCTTTGTTGTTTCATCTATTAGTGAATCGTATGCACAATTATTATTGGCATTACCATAGAATGCAGCTCTTGTTCCGTAATAACAGGAAATGTGGGTCATGTATCAGTGATCACACCGTGACAGCTATActatttatttatatttctaaTGGAATGTTGCATATCTGTACAAGTATGCAAATGTATCACCGTAGAATTATAACATCCTGCTTATGCATCAGAAATACAGTAGAATCTGTATTCTtcctgtcgctctgtctctcttaaacacactctctcgctttctctctctctctccccccatctatcgctctctccctcgcttgctttcgctctctctccccccatctatCGCTCTCgttttgtctctccctccccatctctctctctccccctccccccatctctctctccccctccccccatctctctctccccctccccccatctctctgtctcccccatccccccatctctctctctccccctcccccatctctctgtctcccccatccccccatctctctctctccccctccccccatctctctgtctccccctccccccatctctctctctccccctcccccatctctctctctccccctccccccatctctctgtcttcccctccccccatctctctgtctccccctccccccatctctctctctcccatctctctcttgctttctctctctctctcccccatctctctctctcccccatctctctctcttgttttctctctctctccccctccccatctctctctgtcccccatctctctctcgccctccatccctctctctctgctaggtCTGTCTCTGGTGGTGGGCCTGGTGTTGTACATCTCCAGTATTAATGATGAGATGTTGAACAGGACCAAGACCAACGAGGCCTACTTCAGCTACCAGTACGGCTGGTCCTTCGCCTTCGCTGCCATTTCCTTCCTGCTCACTGAGGTAACTTCCTCCTTGCTTCTTCATTACATTGTAGGCCAAATCCCAAATCCACTCCCATAGCCTAACCTACCCCTAGAGCCTATGCATTTTGCTTACAGCTGTCAATGTAGAGTACATagggcagcgtttcccaaacccgGTCcccgggaccccaaggggtgcacgttttggtttttcaAGCTGGAACtcaacagctgattcaaatccTCAAAGCTCGATGATTAGTCGTTTATTTGAATCACCTGTATAGTGCTGGGGGGGAAAACAGGagagagtttgggaaacgctgacatagggaatagggtctaggGATCGATGAAAATCAAATATTTTACGCAATGATACACACATTCTTAAGTCTGTTGATACAGATCAGCGACCTGTTCTTCATTAGGCACATTGATAGAGAGACACAACCCTGCAGTTGTGATATCGTTTGTTGAAGAGGATACTCTGTTATCCTGCTCCCTTGCATCTGTCATGTATCTCCAGACGGCCGGCGTCATGTCCGTCTACCTGTTCATGAAGCGCTACACGGCCGAGGAGATGTACAGACCCCACCCGGGCTTATACGGGCCGCGCCACAGCAACTGCTCCGACTACTCTGGTCAGTTCCTCCACCCGGACACCTGGGACCAGCGCGGCCGCAGCCCCTCCAGCATCTCCAGCGAAGCCTCGCTCCAGATGAACCACTCCCTCCACTCCAACTACCCAGCGCTCCTCAAGTGTCCCGAGTACGACCGCATGTCCTCCTCCCCATGCTGAGGCCTGCGTGAAGCCCTGGAGCCTGGGCAGCGGGTTGCACACACATCCCCAGGAAGGGAGAGTCTGGCTGGGTTGCTGAGGTGGTAGACTAGGTTGGTTGGTCTGGAGGGCGGTGATTGGGGGGCTGATGGGGAGGCGCCTAGGTTGCGTTTTGCGAGAGGGGGGGGTGCGTATCTTTTTCCACGTGTGTGACGGCCTATTTTGAAGTCCTCTTGTAGTGCAGTTTTCCCGAGTTTTGACACATTTGTGAGATGACGACCCCCACAGCTGACATTCCCTCTCTGGTTTTACTCAAAGTAGAGTAGAAGTAGTGATTCTCCATCAGACCTTGTTCACCTTCGCCATACAGCACGGTCTCCATCTTGGTCAACATATAAGCCGATATCTCCCCGGTAACCCAAATAGGACTTCTGTCAACTGTATAACTTGTCAGATAATGATGCCATAAGCGGGGAGATTGAAAGTGAAAGGTTGTCCTCTCTGTATTATGACTGTGGTTTAATCATACTGCCAGAGAGCAGAATGTTTATTACAAGTATTTTTATCAATTTGATTCTTTTTTTTTCATCGTCCACCTCACACTCAACACTGTTGTACTGTCAATGAAGACACAGAGATAAagtttctattttttattttgaatggaAAGGAACCAGAAGGCTAATGGAGCCCCTGCAGAATTACATGATGTACATAATGCAGTGAAAAGGGGGGTAATAAAGAGATGATGAAGCTAaaggagaaagaaaagagaaTAGTGTGTATAGCCTCTAAACATGGTTTGATGGCATTGAGACCATCAGATATGGAGAGCCAGTTTGAACGTAATGTAGCTGATGAAGAATGCAGAGTAGATATAAGCTAATCCTGATTTTGTTGTTAATAGTGCACCAGGCACATATACGCTACTGGTCgaaggttttagaacaccta
The DNA window shown above is from Salvelinus fontinalis isolate EN_2023a chromosome 40, ASM2944872v1, whole genome shotgun sequence and carries:
- the LOC129839483 gene encoding voltage-dependent calcium channel gamma-5 subunit-like, whose amino-acid sequence is MTLCGRKVLTVLSSVFAVCALGLLGIAVSTDYWLYLEEGVILPLNQSTELRMSLHSGLWRVCFTAGDEKGRCFTIQYVMPTNVQLTSESTVSVLKMIRSATPFPLVSLFFLFIGFVLSNIGHIRPHRTILAFISGIFFILSGLSLVVGLVLYISSINDEMLNRTKTNEAYFSYQYGWSFAFAAISFLLTETAGVMSVYLFMKRYTAEEMYRPHPGLYGPRHSNCSDYSGQFLHPDTWDQRGRSPSSISSEASLQMNHSLHSNYPALLKCPEYDRMSSSPC